The genome window ACTCACATCTTGATAGATGTTTACAGTCTGAGTGGGGAGCGAGATGGGGTAACGAAAAAAATCCTTCAGCGTATATCAAAAGGGTTATTGAAGGCAACAATCCAGTGGCTTTCATGGAGATTCTTGACAGGCAAACGGCACTTAAAGATAGGGTTTTAATGGGGCTTAGATTAGGGGAGGGGATCGATCTGGGAAAAATAGAGGATAGATTTTCAGTGAGCCTGATGTCTAGAGAGCTTGATTATTTAATCAGTGATGAATTCATTGAGCTCTCGGATAATAGGGTTAGCTTTAATAAAAAGGGGCTTTTGGTTTCGAATTCAATAATTTATAAAATACTTGAGGCTGTAGCTTACTGAGGGATATTAATTATTTTTTTTGATTTTACATGATACTTTTTTTCGCCGAGCTCCAAATAATACTTTCCGCTTTCTTCCTTTAGGTATTTGGTGATCTCGTAATATGCAGGTCTATTAAATCTGGCATCAAATGTCCCGCCTTTCACCTTCGTGTAAGGTATGTTTTCTTTGTTTAACATCAGGGTTCGGAAATCAAGTTTTTCCTCAGTCTCGTCATTCAGGATTAAATAGATGCCATCTTCGCGTTTATCTATCATTTTTACTACGAATGGAGTATCCTCTACATGAGCGTAAACCTTTCCTCTTCCCTCGTCGAGATAGTATCTGCCTTCTTCGTCACGTCTGAGCAGCCTGTTGTTGTAAAGGTATGTCCATCTGTGGAGGACTGGAATGCCGTCTTGGAACCAATTGCCATTTTTATCTATGAAAATTCTCGGAATGGTTTTATCTGTTTTTTGATTCGACATTTGCCCAATGGTTTTAGAGTCAATCAAGGTATCATAAGTGAATTGTTTAAATTGCGTATAGATAATATTATATGAAATGGTTTGATATTATCACTGATTCTGTCATTTCGCCTACCTTTTGTCATTCCGAATGAATATGAGGAATCTTTCCTTTCTCTTTGTATTTACCGACTTAACCACAAGATCTCTCACATTCGTTCGAGATGACAGACCGCGGGTAACATGAGGAGAGCGGGGGGGGTGTCCTTTCGCCCCCCTTGTCATTTCGAACGAAGAGAGAAATCTTTTCTTTCAAGAGATGCGCTGTCATCTATAATGTTCTTTTCACTTTAAGCTAAAGAAAACGTCTATTAGATATCGTTATTCATAGACCTCCAGTCTGGATTTTGCTCTTCAATCAGCTTTACCTTTTTCTTCCTCCTCCATTTCTTTATCTCCTTTTCCCTTTCTATAGCACACTCAACGTCCTCATGCACCTCACAATAAACGAGATTGTAACAATAGTACCTTCCAGCAAAGGATTCTTGATTTCCTCTATTCTCGTAATGCTGTTGAAGCCTTTTTCCTATATCGTTGGTTACACCGATGTACAGGGTGCTCCTGGTCGGGTTTGTTGTAATGTAAACATAGTAAATGTGTTCCTTCATAGTGGTAACGCGATTTTCTGCCTAGAGGTAAGTATAATCCCACCATTGTAATTTGAGTCTTGTCATTTTCACCAGTTCTGTCATTCCGAATGAATATGAGGAATCTTTCCTTTGTCTTTGTATTTAACTACTTAACCACAAGATCTCTCACATTCGTTCGAGATGACAGACTGGGGTATCACGATGACAGAAAAAAGTCGTCATTTCGACCACTTCGTTATACTCACTGCAGGCCCTTCGATTACCGCAGGACAGGCTCCGGGAGAAATCCATGTTTCGACTGCAGGGAGAAATCCCTTAAGACTATTCACACCGTTCAAAACTGTTTTTAAGGA of Thermodesulfobacteriota bacterium contains these proteins:
- a CDS encoding GIY-YIG nuclease family protein yields the protein MKEHIYYVYITTNPTRSTLYIGVTNDIGKRLQQHYENRGNQESFAGRYYCYNLVYCEVHEDVECAIEREKEIKKWRRKKKVKLIEEQNPDWRSMNNDI